In the genome of Rhodoplanes sp. Z2-YC6860, one region contains:
- a CDS encoding DUF983 domain-containing protein, whose amino-acid sequence MTADDTVVTPGTNTAMVRQAMTRGFFGKCPKCGEGKMFRAFLKVADECPACGEPLHHQRADDFPAYIVILLVGHIVVPLVLLVETEWAPPTWLHMLIWPTLIAVLALSLLQPVKGAIVGLQWVLGMHGFEDAARARSGLAPLAVK is encoded by the coding sequence ATGACCGCCGACGATACCGTTGTCACTCCGGGCACCAACACCGCCATGGTCCGCCAGGCGATGACGCGCGGATTCTTCGGCAAATGCCCGAAGTGCGGCGAAGGCAAGATGTTCCGGGCATTTCTCAAGGTTGCGGACGAGTGTCCGGCCTGCGGCGAGCCGCTACACCATCAGCGCGCCGACGACTTCCCGGCCTATATCGTCATCTTGCTGGTCGGCCACATTGTGGTGCCATTGGTGCTCCTGGTGGAAACCGAGTGGGCGCCGCCGACCTGGCTGCACATGCTGATCTGGCCGACGCTGATCGCTGTTCTGGCGCTGAGCCTGCTCCAGCCGGTGAAGGGCGCCATCGTCGGGCTGCAATGGGTGCTCGGCATGCACGGCTTCGAGGATGCGGCGCGGGCGCGCAGCGGGCTCGCACCGTTGGCGGTGAAATAG
- a CDS encoding Bug family tripartite tricarboxylate transporter substrate binding protein: protein MERRQFITLAGGAIATSLSAWPLGARAQSADFPNQTVRIVVPVTAGSTADILARVVADKLAPMWNQSVIVENRPGVAGISSVAKGPADGTSIMMTSNGHSAVGVLNKGLSFDPVADLVGVAQVAVIPLVLIVPLTLEATTVKELIALAKTKPGALNFASAGLGSTSHLAGEVFKRAAGIDIRHVPYRGAETVTSVMRNDTQMTFSPAPVALELINTGKVRAIAVVNSSRIAMLPNLPTFAEAGAPEFDYNAWFGLFAPLKTPKPVVDKIADATRQILETAEIKRYLAQQGADAAFIASDKFDALVKADAERYGKLLVN, encoded by the coding sequence ATGGAACGGCGGCAATTCATCACGCTTGCGGGTGGTGCGATCGCGACTTCTTTGTCGGCATGGCCGCTCGGAGCGCGAGCGCAGTCAGCGGATTTTCCCAATCAGACCGTCCGCATCGTCGTGCCGGTGACGGCCGGCAGCACCGCCGACATCCTGGCGCGCGTTGTCGCCGACAAGCTTGCGCCAATGTGGAATCAGAGCGTGATCGTGGAGAATCGCCCCGGCGTTGCCGGCATCTCCAGCGTCGCGAAAGGGCCGGCCGACGGCACCAGCATCATGATGACGTCGAACGGCCATTCGGCGGTCGGCGTTCTCAACAAGGGGCTTTCATTCGATCCGGTGGCCGATCTTGTCGGGGTCGCACAGGTCGCCGTCATTCCGCTGGTGTTGATCGTGCCGCTGACGCTTGAAGCAACCACGGTCAAAGAGCTGATCGCGCTCGCCAAAACGAAACCCGGCGCGTTGAATTTTGCCTCCGCCGGGCTCGGCAGCACCAGTCATCTAGCGGGCGAGGTGTTCAAGCGCGCCGCCGGCATCGACATTCGTCATGTGCCCTATCGCGGCGCCGAGACTGTGACGAGTGTCATGCGCAACGACACCCAGATGACCTTCTCGCCCGCGCCCGTGGCGCTCGAACTGATCAACACCGGCAAGGTGCGCGCCATTGCTGTCGTGAACAGCAGCCGCATTGCCATGCTGCCAAATCTGCCGACGTTTGCCGAGGCCGGCGCGCCGGAGTTCGATTACAACGCCTGGTTCGGATTGTTCGCGCCGCTGAAGACGCCGAAGCCGGTCGTCGACAAGATTGCCGACGCGACGAGGCAGATTCTCGAGACAGCGGAGATCAAAAGGTATCTCGCTCAGCAGGGCGCGGATGCAGCCTTCATCGCATCCGACAAGTTCGACGCGCTCGTCAAAGCCGACGCTGAGCGCTACGGCAAGCTGCTGGTCAATTGA
- a CDS encoding SDR family NAD(P)-dependent oxidoreductase has translation MQIDLNGKRAIVTGSTAGIGFAIAAGLAESGATVVINGRSEKSSNAAKERLTKKFPKAKVEAVAADLSTAAGAEVFIAKAGEVDILVNNMGIFEPKPFPEIPDADWQRFFDTNVMSGVRLSRHYLPAMMKRNWGRIVFISSESGVNIPVEMVHYGVTKTAQLALALGLAATAAGTGVTVNSVLPGPTRSEGVVDFLDKLKGGQNLSQADMEAKLIAEGRPSSIIRRLATPEEVANMVVYVCSLQASATTGAALRVDGGVVRSVV, from the coding sequence ATGCAGATCGATTTGAACGGAAAGCGCGCCATCGTCACGGGATCGACGGCGGGCATCGGCTTTGCCATCGCAGCGGGGCTTGCTGAAAGCGGTGCCACCGTGGTGATCAACGGCCGCAGCGAAAAATCCAGCAACGCGGCGAAGGAGCGTCTCACCAAGAAATTTCCCAAGGCCAAAGTCGAGGCGGTGGCAGCCGATCTTTCGACTGCGGCCGGCGCCGAGGTCTTCATCGCCAAGGCGGGCGAGGTCGACATTCTCGTCAACAACATGGGCATCTTCGAGCCCAAGCCGTTTCCCGAAATTCCCGATGCCGATTGGCAGCGCTTCTTCGACACCAATGTGATGAGCGGCGTGCGGCTGTCGCGGCACTATCTGCCGGCGATGATGAAGCGCAACTGGGGCCGCATCGTTTTCATCTCGAGCGAATCCGGCGTCAACATACCGGTCGAGATGGTCCACTACGGCGTCACCAAGACGGCGCAGCTTGCGCTGGCGCTGGGGCTTGCCGCGACCGCGGCCGGCACGGGTGTGACAGTGAATTCGGTGCTGCCGGGGCCCACGCGCTCGGAGGGCGTGGTGGATTTCCTCGATAAGCTCAAAGGCGGCCAGAACCTCTCGCAGGCCGACATGGAAGCCAAGCTGATCGCCGAGGGGCGGCCGAGCTCGATCATCCGTCGCCTCGCGACTCCCGAAGAGGTCGCCAATATGGTGGTCTACGTCTGCTCGCTGCAGGCTTCGGCGACCACGGGTGCGGCGCTGCGCGTCGATGGCGGCGTGGTGCGTTCGGTGGTGTAG
- a CDS encoding glutathione S-transferase family protein — protein sequence MAYKLYNAPQSTCSQRVRFVLNAKGLPFAEEKLDLLAGDQLKPEYLAINPNGVVPTLDHDGNIVVDSSVIIEYLDEVASQSSNFTPKDPVKRAAMRSLMRFIDEMPAAAVRVPTFNLAFLPRFAAMSEDEFIAFAESKPLRKEFMLAMGRKGFPQKEMDSAVTRLRRSYERMDESIESSGGPWLLGKDITLADIAVMPAIVRMADLNRESDWADLPRVAKWYELIRAQPAFKPTYYPGSLLTERFPHLRKGAA from the coding sequence ATGGCCTACAAGCTCTACAACGCGCCGCAATCGACCTGTTCGCAACGGGTGCGCTTCGTGCTCAACGCCAAGGGATTGCCGTTCGCCGAAGAGAAGCTCGATCTGCTCGCCGGCGATCAGCTCAAGCCCGAATACCTTGCCATCAACCCGAACGGCGTGGTGCCGACGCTGGATCACGACGGCAATATCGTGGTCGATTCTTCGGTGATCATCGAATACCTCGACGAGGTTGCGTCCCAGTCTTCGAACTTCACGCCGAAGGATCCGGTCAAGCGCGCGGCGATGCGTTCGCTGATGCGTTTCATAGATGAGATGCCGGCGGCCGCGGTGCGCGTGCCGACTTTCAACCTTGCCTTCCTGCCGCGCTTTGCCGCGATGAGCGAAGACGAGTTCATCGCGTTTGCCGAGTCAAAGCCGTTGCGCAAAGAGTTCATGCTGGCGATGGGCCGCAAAGGCTTCCCGCAGAAGGAGATGGATTCTGCCGTGACCCGGCTGCGCCGCAGCTACGAGCGCATGGACGAATCGATCGAGAGTAGCGGTGGGCCGTGGCTGCTCGGCAAGGACATTACGCTTGCGGATATCGCGGTGATGCCGGCGATCGTGCGGATGGCCGATCTCAACCGCGAAAGCGACTGGGCCGACCTGCCGCGCGTGGCGAAATGGTACGAACTCATTCGGGCACAGCCGGCGTTCAAGCCGACCTACTATCCCGGCTCGCTCTTGACCGAGCGCTTTCCGCATTTGCGCAAGGGCGCGGCTTAG
- a CDS encoding S1C family serine protease, with product MRHKYCSDGLRRAALALLIATLSLFTPAAAKAQSSALDDLVSAVVRIKTFINPEGNSISNLGREREGSGIVIDESGLVLTIGYLMVEAQGAEIVTSLGRTLPAAVVGYDHITGFGLLRTLEPPKIKPLPLGKSADVKEQDPLLVASFGGAGAVLPVRVASRRVFAGSWEYLVEDAIFTSPPHPAWSGAALVNREGKLVGVGSLIVGDAKGENEPSPGNMFVPIDLLPPIMGDLLARGRVAGPGRPWLGVNAQAAGGRLVVGRVSPESPAGKARLKRGDVIVGIGGVKTTTLADFYHRMWATGDAGVTVPLDVETNGGSRRLDVPSINRLDTLKLQSTF from the coding sequence ATGCGTCACAAGTATTGTTCCGATGGGCTCAGGCGCGCCGCACTGGCGCTGCTGATCGCGACGCTCTCGCTTTTCACCCCAGCAGCCGCGAAGGCCCAATCCAGCGCGCTGGACGACCTCGTTTCCGCGGTGGTCCGCATCAAGACCTTCATCAATCCGGAAGGCAACTCGATCTCCAATCTCGGCCGCGAGCGCGAGGGCTCAGGCATCGTCATCGACGAAAGCGGATTGGTGCTGACCATCGGCTATCTGATGGTCGAGGCGCAGGGCGCAGAGATCGTCACATCCTTGGGCCGCACGCTGCCGGCCGCTGTCGTGGGCTACGATCACATCACCGGCTTCGGGCTCCTGCGCACGCTGGAGCCACCGAAGATCAAGCCGCTGCCGCTCGGAAAATCGGCCGACGTCAAGGAACAGGACCCGCTGCTGGTCGCGAGCTTCGGCGGCGCCGGTGCGGTGCTGCCGGTGCGCGTGGCGAGCCGCCGCGTGTTCGCCGGGAGTTGGGAGTATCTGGTCGAGGACGCGATCTTCACGAGTCCGCCGCATCCGGCCTGGAGCGGTGCTGCGCTGGTCAATCGTGAAGGCAAGCTTGTCGGCGTCGGCTCGCTGATCGTCGGCGACGCCAAGGGCGAGAACGAGCCGAGCCCCGGCAACATGTTCGTGCCGATCGATCTGCTGCCGCCGATCATGGGCGATCTCCTGGCCAGGGGCCGTGTCGCAGGTCCTGGGCGGCCCTGGCTCGGCGTCAATGCGCAAGCAGCTGGCGGCAGGCTCGTGGTCGGCCGCGTCTCGCCGGAAAGCCCGGCCGGCAAGGCCAGGCTCAAGCGCGGCGATGTCATCGTCGGTATCGGCGGTGTGAAAACCACGACGCTGGCCGACTTCTACCATCGGATGTGGGCGACCGGTGATGCCGGCGTCACGGTGCCGCTCGATGTGGAGACAAACGGCGGCTCGCGCAGGCTCGACGTGCCGTCGATCAATCGGCTCGATACGCTGAAGCTGCAATCGACGTTCTGA
- a CDS encoding type 1 glutamine amidotransferase → MPAPRLLVMEGNSPETRAQHVAAGGTVASTGYANLLQELLPSAVVDICFPGDPGSNLPIGEALEGYDGVAITGSGLHVYDGGPEVTRQIELARSILEAGTPIFGSCWGLQVLTTAAGGIVRKNPKGREIGFGRGIRLTEPGRKHPMYVGKPEVFNAPTVHLDEVETVAPGMTVLATNQVSDVQSAEIKYNGTTAWGVQYHPEYPLREVATIVRRIGPRLIDEGFFLNTADIETFASDLDTLDRNPSDKRLSWRHGISRNVLEKKLRTGEVANWLEFQVLPTRAKRGRG, encoded by the coding sequence ATGCCCGCCCCTCGCCTCCTCGTCATGGAAGGTAATTCGCCGGAAACCCGTGCTCAGCACGTGGCAGCCGGCGGCACGGTGGCAAGCACGGGTTATGCCAATCTTCTGCAGGAACTTCTGCCCAGCGCGGTCGTGGACATCTGCTTTCCGGGCGACCCCGGCTCGAACCTGCCGATCGGCGAAGCGCTCGAAGGCTATGACGGCGTCGCCATCACCGGTTCCGGTCTGCATGTCTATGACGGCGGCCCGGAGGTGACGCGGCAGATCGAGCTCGCGCGCTCCATTCTCGAGGCAGGTACGCCCATCTTCGGCAGCTGTTGGGGCCTTCAGGTGCTCACCACCGCGGCCGGCGGCATCGTGCGCAAGAACCCGAAAGGCCGCGAGATCGGCTTCGGCCGTGGCATCCGGCTCACCGAGCCCGGCCGCAAGCATCCGATGTATGTCGGCAAGCCTGAGGTGTTCAACGCGCCAACCGTGCATCTTGACGAAGTCGAAACGGTCGCGCCCGGCATGACGGTGCTCGCCACCAACCAAGTCTCCGACGTGCAAAGCGCCGAGATCAAGTACAACGGCACCACGGCCTGGGGCGTGCAGTATCATCCGGAATATCCGCTGCGAGAGGTCGCGACCATCGTGCGCCGCATCGGTCCGCGCCTGATCGACGAAGGCTTCTTCCTCAACACCGCCGACATCGAGACCTTCGCCAGCGATCTCGACACGCTCGACCGCAACCCGAGCGACAAGCGGCTGTCATGGCGGCACGGCATCAGCCGCAACGTGCTCGAGAAGAAGCTCCGCACCGGCGAGGTCGCGAACTGGCTTGAATTCCAGGTGCTGCCGACACGCGCCAAGCGGGGACGAGGCTGA
- a CDS encoding SDR family NAD(P)-dependent oxidoreductase, which translates to MDFTGRHVVITGGTGALGRAVVGTLIKAGAQCHVSYLHEAEAQSFPHKQNVTLHAVGDLADQAAVDAFYGAVPKLWASIHLAGGFAAQSVVDTDKAKLMQQVDTNFVACFLCCRAAVKAMGHNGGRIVNVAARPALEWRSGSGMVAYASSKAAVAAMTVALAEEVAKDGILVNAVAPSTMDTPANRKAMPNADFAAWPKVEEVAATIAFLASPDNAVTRGGIVPVYGKS; encoded by the coding sequence ATGGATTTCACCGGCCGTCATGTCGTAATCACAGGCGGCACCGGAGCGCTCGGCCGCGCCGTCGTGGGAACACTGATCAAGGCCGGCGCACAGTGCCATGTCAGCTATCTGCACGAGGCCGAGGCGCAATCCTTTCCGCACAAGCAGAACGTCACGTTGCACGCGGTCGGGGATCTCGCCGATCAGGCTGCGGTCGATGCGTTCTATGGCGCCGTGCCGAAGCTTTGGGCGTCGATCCATCTCGCCGGCGGTTTCGCCGCCCAAAGCGTCGTCGACACCGACAAAGCGAAGCTGATGCAGCAGGTCGACACGAACTTCGTCGCCTGCTTCCTCTGCTGCCGCGCCGCCGTGAAGGCGATGGGGCATAACGGCGGCCGCATCGTCAACGTGGCGGCGCGTCCGGCGCTGGAATGGCGCAGCGGCTCAGGCATGGTGGCCTACGCGTCGAGCAAGGCCGCAGTCGCCGCCATGACGGTCGCGCTCGCCGAGGAGGTCGCGAAAGACGGCATCCTGGTGAACGCGGTCGCGCCTTCGACCATGGACACGCCCGCCAACCGCAAGGCGATGCCGAACGCCGACTTCGCGGCCTGGCCAAAGGTCGAGGAGGTCGCGGCAACAATCGCGTTCCTCGCCTCGCCCGACAATGCCGTCACCCGCGGCGGCATCGTGCCGGTTTACGGCAAGAGCTGA
- a CDS encoding malonic semialdehyde reductase codes for MQAVFSDEALDILFRKARSFNDFTSQPVTDQELRALYELAKWGPTTANSQPQRVVFVKSPEAKEKLGPSLSSQNRKKALNAPVVAILAYDMRFFEHLPKLFHNPGARSWYETTPEQIRTTALRNATLQGAYLMLAARIVGLDCGPMSGFKNDVVDAAFFPDGRFKSNFLCCLGHGDPSTLPKQDYRFAFDEACQIA; via the coding sequence ATGCAAGCCGTTTTCAGCGACGAAGCGCTGGATATCCTGTTCCGCAAGGCGCGAAGCTTCAACGACTTCACGTCGCAGCCGGTCACCGACCAGGAGCTGCGCGCGCTCTACGAACTCGCCAAATGGGGACCGACGACGGCGAACTCGCAGCCGCAGCGGGTGGTGTTCGTGAAGAGCCCCGAGGCGAAGGAAAAGCTTGGGCCGTCGCTGTCGTCGCAGAACCGCAAGAAGGCGCTCAACGCGCCGGTGGTCGCGATCCTCGCCTACGACATGCGCTTCTTCGAGCATCTGCCGAAGCTGTTCCACAATCCCGGCGCGCGAAGCTGGTACGAGACCACGCCGGAGCAGATCCGCACCACGGCGCTGCGCAACGCCACGCTGCAGGGCGCCTATCTGATGCTGGCGGCGCGCATCGTCGGTCTCGATTGTGGCCCGATGTCGGGCTTCAAGAACGACGTGGTGGACGCCGCGTTCTTCCCCGACGGCCGTTTCAAGTCGAACTTCCTCTGCTGCCTCGGCCACGGCGATCCGTCGACACTGCCGAAGCAGGATTATCGTTTCGCCTTCGACGAGGCCTGCCAGATCGCGTGA
- a CDS encoding malonyl-CoA decarboxylase, with product MNTSFFGEMLNSITERGRALLDRARDRRDVAAARSESLIDLCEDLLSGRGEASGVALATEILEKYSELTIGPRIAFFEALATRFGPDREALDAAIKAWQAAPSDDTAAEVHEAAESRRQELLRRLNLAPGGTGALVQMREQLLDALGHRKDLAAVDADFVHLFSSWFNRGFLVLRRIDWSTPAMILEKIIRYEAVHEIASWEDLRRRIDPPDRRCYAFFHPALVDEPLIFVEVALTREIPEAVAPILANGREAIMPDRSKVAVFYSISNCQRGLAGVSFGNFLIKQVVEEISRENAKLQTYVTLSPAPDFARWLDRERKTDNSKALSPDDVELLKGLDQPDWWRKPELHEGFKDTFLRAAAWYYLNARNRRGLPVDAVARFHLGNGARLERLNWLGDVTDKGLAQSYGLMVNYLYDLEHIEKNHEAYAEGRRVVAANAVRRHLRGAVGVTELVPAAG from the coding sequence ATGAACACGTCCTTTTTCGGCGAAATGCTGAACAGCATCACCGAACGCGGCCGCGCCTTGCTGGACCGCGCGCGAGACCGGCGGGATGTGGCGGCGGCGCGATCGGAAAGTCTGATCGATCTCTGCGAAGATCTGCTGTCGGGCCGCGGCGAAGCCTCCGGCGTGGCGCTGGCGACCGAAATCCTGGAGAAGTACTCCGAATTGACCATCGGCCCGCGCATCGCCTTCTTCGAGGCGCTGGCGACCCGCTTTGGGCCCGATCGTGAAGCGCTCGATGCCGCCATCAAGGCCTGGCAGGCGGCGCCCTCCGACGACACCGCGGCCGAGGTGCACGAAGCCGCCGAGTCGCGCCGGCAGGAGCTGCTGCGCCGATTGAATCTGGCGCCGGGCGGTACCGGCGCCCTGGTGCAGATGCGCGAGCAGCTTCTCGATGCGCTCGGTCACCGCAAGGACCTCGCGGCGGTCGACGCCGATTTCGTGCATCTGTTCTCGTCCTGGTTCAACCGTGGCTTCCTGGTGCTGCGGCGGATCGACTGGTCGACCCCGGCGATGATCCTGGAAAAGATCATTCGCTACGAGGCGGTCCATGAGATCGCGAGCTGGGAGGATCTGCGCCGCCGCATCGATCCGCCGGATCGGCGCTGCTACGCGTTCTTCCATCCGGCGCTGGTCGACGAGCCGCTGATCTTCGTCGAGGTGGCGCTGACGCGGGAGATTCCCGAAGCCGTCGCCCCGATCCTCGCGAACGGCCGCGAAGCCATCATGCCGGACCGCAGCAAGGTCGCGGTGTTCTATTCGATCTCGAATTGCCAGCGGGGGCTGGCCGGCGTGTCGTTCGGCAACTTCCTGATCAAGCAGGTGGTCGAGGAGATCTCGCGCGAGAACGCCAAGCTTCAGACCTATGTGACGCTGTCGCCGGCGCCGGACTTCGCGCGCTGGCTCGACCGCGAACGCAAGACCGACAACTCCAAGGCGCTGTCGCCCGACGATGTGGAACTGCTCAAGGGACTCGATCAGCCCGACTGGTGGCGCAAGCCGGAGCTGCACGAAGGCTTCAAGGATACGTTCCTGCGCGCCGCGGCCTGGTACTACCTCAACGCCCGCAACCGCCGCGGTCTGCCGGTCGATGCGGTGGCGCGGTTTCATCTCGGCAACGGCGCGCGGCTCGAACGGCTCAATTGGCTGGGCGATGTCACCGACAAAGGCCTCGCTCAATCCTACGGGCTGATGGTCAACTATCTCTACGATCTCGAGCATATCGAGAAGAACCACGAGGCCTATGCCGAAGGCCGCCGCGTGGTGGCCGCCAACGCCGTGCGCCGCCATCTGCGCGGCGCTGTCGGCGTGACCGAACTGGTGCCGGCGGCCGGCTGA
- a CDS encoding CaiB/BaiF CoA transferase family protein: MAGPLSGIRVLELARILAGPWAGQVLADLGADVIKVERSKAGDDTRAWGPPFIEAKDGGHLGAAYFHATNRGKRSIEADFESEDGKRIVKKLAARSDILIENFKVGGLAKFGLDYKSLAPSCPRLIYCSVTGFGQNGPYASRAGYDLMAQGMGGFMSLTGTADGEPTRAGVPVSDIMTGMYSVIGILAALAQRERTGTGCYVDTALVDTTVGVLANQGMNYLASRKLPERIGNAHPNIVPYQVFPVADDGYIIIATGNDSQYQKLCGVLGAPELAKDPAYIDNKSRLANRAELIGKLTALTLTFKMQDLADKLEAVGVPAGPINNLDQVFADPHIKHRGMLLDIPSAFAKGGRIPGIRTPIVVDGKPMASEHPAPRLGEHTAEILKEIGEG, from the coding sequence ATGGCGGGTCCGTTGTCTGGTATTCGTGTGCTCGAGCTGGCCCGCATCCTGGCCGGACCTTGGGCCGGCCAGGTGCTGGCCGATCTCGGCGCCGACGTGATCAAGGTCGAGCGCAGCAAGGCCGGTGACGACACCCGCGCCTGGGGACCGCCCTTCATCGAGGCGAAAGACGGCGGCCATCTCGGCGCGGCCTATTTCCACGCAACCAACCGCGGCAAGCGTTCGATCGAGGCCGACTTCGAGAGCGAAGACGGCAAGCGTATCGTGAAGAAGCTCGCGGCGCGCTCCGATATTCTGATCGAGAACTTCAAGGTCGGCGGCCTCGCCAAGTTCGGGCTCGACTACAAGAGCCTCGCCCCTAGCTGCCCGCGGCTGATCTATTGCTCGGTGACGGGCTTCGGCCAGAATGGTCCCTACGCATCGCGCGCCGGCTACGACCTGATGGCGCAAGGCATGGGTGGCTTCATGAGCCTGACCGGCACCGCGGACGGCGAGCCGACCCGCGCCGGCGTGCCGGTGTCCGACATCATGACCGGCATGTATTCGGTGATCGGCATTCTCGCGGCGCTGGCGCAGCGCGAACGCACCGGCACAGGCTGCTATGTCGACACCGCGCTGGTCGACACCACCGTCGGCGTGCTCGCCAACCAGGGCATGAACTATCTCGCCTCGCGCAAGCTCCCGGAGCGGATCGGCAATGCGCATCCCAACATCGTGCCGTATCAGGTGTTCCCGGTTGCCGACGACGGCTACATCATCATCGCCACCGGCAACGACAGCCAGTACCAGAAGCTCTGCGGCGTGCTCGGCGCGCCGGAGCTCGCGAAAGACCCGGCCTACATCGACAACAAGTCGCGGCTCGCCAACCGCGCCGAGCTGATCGGCAAGCTCACGGCGCTGACCTTGACGTTCAAGATGCAGGACCTGGCCGACAAGCTCGAGGCGGTCGGCGTGCCGGCCGGCCCGATCAACAATCTCGACCAGGTGTTCGCGGACCCGCACATCAAGCATCGCGGCATGCTGCTCGACATTCCGAGCGCGTTCGCCAAAGGCGGCCGCATCCCCGGCATCCGCACGCCGATCGTGGTCGACGGCAAGCCGATGGCGTCCGAGCACCCGGCGCCACGGCTCGGCGAGCATACGGCGGAGATCTTGAAGGAGATCGGCGAGGGCTGA